One genomic segment of Chitinophaga sancti includes these proteins:
- a CDS encoding glucoamylase family protein, whose product MRTLLFAGLIALVANTGCHQANKSASKDTLVDTTLTTDSIFNLVEKQTFEYFWDGAEPHSGLARERYHVDGDYPEHDQNVVTTGGSGFGIMSILVGIERGYITRQQGFERLSHIADFLEKADRFHGAWPHWMYGETGKVKPFGQKDNGGDLVETAFMMQGLLCVRQYFANGNEQEKALSAKINKMWEEVEWSWYRNGKNILYWHWSPTYEWQMNFAVTGYNECLIMYVLAASSPTYGIPAEVYHEGWAKGGKIRDSVNAYGYTLKLHHNYARELGGPLFWAHYSYLGLDPHGLKDKYADYWEHNVNQVLIDRAWCIENPKHFKGYGPDSWGLTASYSVSGYAAHAPGKETDLGVISPTAALSSMPYTPEYSKQAMVHWYKNYEGKLFGKYGFYDAFSETDNWYPQKYLAIDQGPEVVMMENYRSALLWKLFMSCPEVQGGLKKLGFESPYIK is encoded by the coding sequence ATGAGAACATTACTATTTGCAGGGTTGATCGCGCTGGTGGCAAATACAGGTTGTCATCAGGCAAACAAATCCGCTTCAAAAGACACATTGGTAGATACAACATTGACTACCGATTCTATTTTCAACTTAGTAGAGAAGCAAACTTTCGAGTACTTCTGGGATGGGGCAGAACCGCATAGCGGACTGGCCAGAGAACGCTATCATGTGGATGGCGACTATCCTGAGCATGATCAGAATGTGGTGACCACAGGTGGTTCCGGATTCGGTATCATGTCGATACTGGTGGGTATTGAAAGAGGATACATTACCCGTCAGCAAGGGTTTGAACGTTTATCGCATATTGCTGATTTCCTGGAAAAGGCAGACCGTTTTCATGGTGCATGGCCTCACTGGATGTATGGCGAGACTGGTAAGGTAAAGCCTTTCGGGCAGAAAGATAATGGAGGAGACCTGGTGGAAACAGCTTTTATGATGCAGGGGCTGCTCTGCGTAAGACAGTATTTTGCCAATGGTAATGAGCAGGAAAAAGCACTGTCTGCAAAGATCAATAAAATGTGGGAGGAGGTAGAGTGGAGCTGGTATCGTAATGGTAAAAATATACTCTACTGGCATTGGTCACCCACCTATGAATGGCAGATGAATTTTGCTGTGACTGGGTATAATGAATGTCTGATCATGTATGTGCTGGCAGCATCTTCCCCTACCTATGGAATTCCTGCAGAGGTGTATCATGAAGGATGGGCAAAAGGTGGTAAGATCAGGGATAGTGTAAATGCATATGGATATACACTGAAGCTGCATCATAACTATGCACGTGAATTAGGTGGTCCGTTGTTCTGGGCGCATTATTCTTATTTAGGCCTGGATCCACATGGACTGAAAGATAAATATGCTGATTACTGGGAGCATAATGTAAATCAGGTATTGATCGACAGAGCATGGTGTATTGAAAATCCAAAACATTTCAAGGGGTATGGTCCTGATAGCTGGGGATTGACTGCTAGTTATTCTGTGAGTGGCTACGCGGCACATGCACCCGGTAAGGAGACTGACTTAGGTGTGATTTCTCCTACAGCAGCATTGTCTTCTATGCCGTATACACCAGAGTATTCCAAACAGGCAATGGTACATTGGTATAAGAATTATGAAGGTAAGCTGTTTGGGAAGTATGGTTTTTATGATGCATTCAGCGAGACTGATAACTGGTATCCGCAGAAGTATCTTGCTATAGACCAGGGTCCGGAAGTGGTGATGATGGAGAATTACAGGAGTGCGTTGTTGTGGAAGTTGTTTATGAGCTGCCCTGAAGTGCAGGGTGGGTTGAAGAAACTTGGTTTCGAGAGTCCATATATTAAATAG
- a CDS encoding glucoamylase family protein, whose amino-acid sequence MKKLLVATYSLLLLWTAVSCKKEQNVTESPTDSVTTSIPDLTIINEVQKASFGYFWDGAHASSGMALERSSSGDVVTTGGTGFGIAGIVTATSRGWISRTDAVNRLRTICTFLGAADRFHGAWPHWLNGATGRVQPFSTYDNGGDLVETAFLVNGLLIARAYFTGSDTAETNLRNTITTLWEGVEWNWYASRGDNKLYWHWSPDYDWTINMPIAGWDEALITYVLAVASPTHPIDVSVYNNTWITSGFGVQNSYQGYTVSISSNNYIGPLFFSHYSFIGLDPRQLEDIYTNYWQQVVKHVMINRSYCIYNAPSTYGYSATLWGLTASDGPDGYNAFQPTSDNGTIAPTAALSSIAYTPYYSLQVMRNLYENKKALYGKHGFYDALNVSRSWMDNEYLAIDQGPIVAMIENYRSGLLWNLFMNIAEVKTSLTQLGFHAPVRSTGFYLSVPEVENKVVDLVKHPDTDTYQLDVYMTTAGTFTLEKTDGTVVSTTSLNAGSTSVTFNIPVGKYTARLKGSSDNITQVVQLH is encoded by the coding sequence ATGAAAAAATTATTAGTGGCTACCTACAGCTTACTCCTGCTCTGGACGGCTGTCAGTTGTAAAAAAGAGCAAAACGTTACGGAGTCCCCCACGGACTCCGTAACTACTTCTATACCAGACCTCACCATCATAAATGAGGTGCAGAAAGCCAGCTTTGGGTACTTTTGGGATGGAGCGCATGCCAGCTCCGGAATGGCTTTAGAGCGCAGCAGTAGCGGAGATGTAGTGACTACCGGTGGTACCGGTTTCGGTATCGCAGGTATCGTAACAGCTACTTCCAGGGGATGGATCTCCCGTACTGATGCAGTCAACCGATTACGTACCATCTGCACTTTTCTGGGAGCTGCGGATCGTTTCCATGGTGCCTGGCCACATTGGCTGAATGGTGCTACGGGCAGGGTGCAGCCTTTCAGTACTTATGATAACGGTGGAGACCTGGTAGAAACGGCATTTTTAGTAAACGGGCTCCTCATTGCCCGCGCTTACTTTACAGGTTCAGATACGGCAGAGACCAATCTCCGGAACACCATCACCACCCTCTGGGAAGGTGTGGAGTGGAACTGGTACGCCAGCAGGGGAGATAATAAACTCTACTGGCACTGGAGTCCGGATTATGACTGGACCATCAACATGCCTATCGCAGGTTGGGATGAGGCGCTCATCACCTATGTGCTCGCAGTTGCTTCACCTACACATCCAATTGACGTTAGCGTTTATAATAACACCTGGATCACTTCCGGCTTTGGCGTACAAAATTCTTATCAGGGTTACACCGTCTCAATTTCAAGTAATAACTACATCGGCCCATTGTTTTTCTCTCATTATTCCTTCATTGGATTAGATCCCCGTCAGCTGGAAGATATCTATACGAATTACTGGCAGCAGGTGGTAAAGCATGTGATGATCAACCGATCTTATTGCATCTATAACGCCCCTTCTACCTACGGTTATAGTGCTACCTTATGGGGATTGACTGCGAGTGACGGACCTGATGGCTACAATGCTTTTCAGCCCACCAGCGACAATGGTACGATAGCACCTACAGCAGCCTTATCTTCCATTGCGTACACTCCTTACTATTCACTGCAGGTGATGCGGAATCTGTATGAAAACAAGAAAGCCCTGTATGGCAAGCATGGTTTTTACGATGCATTGAATGTAAGCAGGAGCTGGATGGACAATGAATACCTGGCCATCGATCAGGGACCCATCGTCGCCATGATAGAAAACTATCGCAGCGGTCTGTTGTGGAACCTGTTTATGAATATCGCTGAGGTAAAGACTTCACTGACACAACTAGGATTTCATGCACCCGTGCGCAGTACAGGGTTTTACCTGTCTGTTCCCGAAGTAGAAAACAAAGTGGTAGATTTGGTAAAACATCCGGATACAGATACTTACCAGTTGGATGTATACATGACCACTGCAGGTACCTTTACACTTGAAAAAACAGATGGTACCGTAGTGAGCACTACTTCGCTCAATGCGGGTAGTACATCCGTTACATTCAATATCCCGGTAGGAAAATATACAGCACGATTAAAAGGTAGTTCAGATAATATTACACAGGTAGTTCAACTTCACTAA
- a CDS encoding beta-N-acetylhexosaminidase → MVRTYASDGRIKIIPEPVKVTEQSGEFTLDNGTVLSLSDSKLKETADWFTTKLKASTGYELKHSNSGKKRIRLELNAKADDAIGEEGYTLKVTPSEVVLKANTTSGIFYGLQTILQLLPPDIESQSVKNVAWTMPCADILDYPRFGWRGLMLDVSRHFFTKEEVKQFMDEMIRYKYNTLHLHLADDEGWRIEIKSLPELTRVGAWRVPRTGRWGKLPADLANEKATDGGFYTQEDIRELLKYAAARGITILPEIDVPAHSLAMIASYPNLSCTQLPYKVNAGREFYTREDNVLCVGNDSIFTVLDKVFTELAALFPSKYIHVGGDEAYKGFWKTCPKCKARMEHEHLKDVDELQSYFVKRMETMLKAKGKKMIGWDEILEGGLAPEATVMSWRGMSGGITAAKMNHHVVMTPWDFVYLDLYQGEQSAEPPTYGMCRLSDSYNYDPVPDSVDEKYILGGQGNLWTESVPVFRHVEYMTWPRSIALSEVYWSPKAKRNWDDFIPRLEDNFKRLDAADIKYARSVYNVIFRPVRINRYDYEINLATEIKGLDLYYSFDNTNPDAHYPKYTGQPLRWPVGANILKVITYRNGKPVGAQVDITKEDLAKRLDEKRHVY, encoded by the coding sequence ATGGTTCGTACCTATGCTAGTGATGGAAGAATCAAAATCATCCCCGAGCCAGTAAAAGTGACGGAACAAAGTGGAGAATTTACACTGGATAATGGAACTGTATTATCCCTCTCTGATAGCAAATTAAAGGAAACAGCAGATTGGTTCACTACCAAACTGAAAGCCAGTACAGGTTATGAACTGAAACACAGTAATAGCGGAAAGAAACGTATTCGTCTTGAGCTGAATGCAAAAGCGGACGATGCGATTGGCGAAGAAGGCTATACCCTGAAGGTAACACCTTCCGAAGTAGTGCTGAAAGCTAATACCACCTCCGGCATCTTCTACGGTTTACAGACTATCCTGCAACTGTTGCCTCCCGATATCGAAAGCCAGTCAGTAAAGAATGTAGCCTGGACAATGCCATGTGCCGATATTCTCGACTATCCCCGTTTTGGATGGAGAGGATTGATGCTGGACGTATCCCGTCACTTCTTTACCAAGGAAGAAGTAAAGCAGTTCATGGACGAGATGATCCGCTATAAATACAATACCCTGCACCTGCACCTTGCGGATGATGAGGGATGGCGTATAGAGATCAAGAGTCTGCCCGAACTGACCAGGGTCGGCGCGTGGAGAGTACCGCGCACGGGTCGCTGGGGTAAACTGCCAGCAGACCTGGCCAATGAGAAAGCGACTGATGGCGGTTTCTATACACAGGAAGACATCAGGGAACTGCTGAAATATGCAGCTGCCAGAGGTATCACTATCTTACCTGAAATAGATGTACCGGCACATAGCCTGGCTATGATCGCATCTTATCCTAATCTCTCCTGCACACAACTGCCTTACAAAGTAAATGCAGGCCGTGAGTTCTATACCCGCGAAGACAATGTACTTTGCGTAGGCAACGACAGCATCTTCACTGTATTAGACAAGGTATTCACTGAACTCGCTGCATTATTCCCATCCAAATACATTCACGTAGGCGGAGACGAAGCATATAAAGGTTTCTGGAAAACCTGCCCTAAATGTAAGGCCAGGATGGAACATGAGCACCTGAAAGATGTAGACGAACTGCAGAGCTATTTCGTTAAGAGAATGGAGACCATGCTCAAAGCAAAGGGTAAAAAGATGATCGGCTGGGACGAGATCCTGGAAGGTGGTCTGGCGCCTGAAGCAACCGTGATGAGCTGGAGAGGCATGAGTGGTGGGATCACCGCTGCCAAAATGAATCACCATGTAGTAATGACGCCATGGGACTTTGTATACCTGGATCTGTATCAGGGTGAGCAGTCAGCAGAGCCACCAACCTATGGTATGTGCCGCCTGTCTGATTCTTACAACTATGATCCCGTACCTGACAGCGTAGATGAAAAATACATACTGGGTGGCCAGGGCAACCTCTGGACAGAATCAGTACCTGTGTTCCGCCATGTAGAATACATGACATGGCCGCGTTCCATAGCGCTCTCCGAAGTATACTGGAGCCCTAAGGCAAAAAGGAACTGGGATGACTTCATCCCAAGACTGGAAGATAACTTCAAAAGACTGGATGCCGCGGATATCAAGTATGCCCGCAGCGTATACAATGTGATCTTCAGGCCGGTGAGAATTAATCGTTACGATTATGAAATCAACCTGGCTACTGAAATCAAAGGACTGGATCTGTATTACAGCTTTGATAATACCAACCCTGATGCTCATTATCCAAAATATACGGGTCAGCCCCTCAGGTGGCCTGTAGGTGCCAATATCCTGAAAGTGATCACCTATCGCAACGGCAAGCCGGTAGGCGCACAGGTAGATATTACCAAAGAAGACCTGGCGAAGCGGCTGGATGAGAAACGTCACGTATATTAA
- a CDS encoding SusC/RagA family TonB-linked outer membrane protein, translating into MNKLLFIICLSYSVALFARQEQLPQKKTIRGKVTDATTHLPVIGASVVELDKDKRTVTGVATDIDGNFAIRVADLQHQLSVSFISYKTIIQGINGRNTINVQLQPNTRDLNEFNVVARQTVNNGTGMNIEARNSTLATATIQAKELEELSAASIDQALQGRLPGVDIGTTSGDPGAGMSIRIRGTASINGSANPLIVLDGMPYDTEVPSDFNFGSADEQGYAQLLNIAPSDIKEITVLKDAAATAVWGSRAANGVLIITTKRGMVGRPAITYNFKGTFGKQPRNIPLLNGDQYSTLIPEEIANTNGLPLNINVNKEFLYDPSDPYWYYNYSNNTDWVKAITRIGYSQDHNISMTGGGEKARYYASIGYFDQKGTTKGTALTRITSKINLDYNVSNRIRFRSDITYTHVDNHLNYVPDKDYQVRGIAYTRMPNMAIYEYDEYGNVTPNYLSPASNIQGYYYTTYNPVAMVMESLYRQQGERITPKFNIQYDIVPSVLTSTFDVQFDINNTKAQTFLPQVATGRPVTETVVNRAGDSDGDIFDVYTKTNLIYTPKTNTQKHQLQALLSLQTEDRSYVTHNVLTSNTASSNFQDPSNPSRTANSDLDLESTSGRTRSVGLLLQGQYGLLDRYIINAGVRGDGNSRFGPDYRYGLFPSVSVRWRTSGEKFMRKYKFIDDLSFRASYGQSGAAPPDKAVWNYFNTYQPYSYTYLGMSGVYPSNMELTSLKWQTVVGTNLGFNLWVLKNRIRIDVEAYRNRTKDMFYENLQIPTYSGFSTVAMNVGTMDNQGWEVLLNTIPYRSKNWTIGFDLNIARNVNVVRKISEFFPRENSVAINQNGVYKTYLQIGNPFGSYYGFRYKGVYKDKDATIVRDANGKKIDGVNGQTLYMRFNYPGTDYVFQPGDAMYEDINHDGNIDNKDIVYLGNGIPKVTGGFGPNITFKGNLKLTAYFVYRVGYQLVNRADMITSNMYGYDNQSTVVLKRWRNPGDETNVPRALYRSGYNWLGSDRYVQDASFIRLQSLTLRYNFTKKVLDKLNIRNASFYITVENLATWTKYKGQNPDVAMKGDNDPFAYPVDNALTPPARNFLMGISASF; encoded by the coding sequence ATGAACAAACTGCTGTTTATCATCTGTCTTTCATACAGCGTTGCACTGTTCGCCCGCCAGGAACAGTTACCACAAAAGAAAACGATCCGTGGCAAGGTAACAGATGCCACTACCCACCTGCCTGTGATTGGCGCCTCAGTGGTAGAGCTGGACAAGGATAAGCGTACGGTAACAGGCGTAGCCACCGATATAGATGGCAATTTCGCTATTCGTGTCGCCGATCTGCAACACCAGCTCTCCGTATCTTTTATCAGCTATAAAACCATCATACAGGGCATTAATGGGCGTAATACTATCAACGTACAGCTACAACCCAATACCCGTGATCTGAACGAATTCAATGTCGTAGCCCGGCAAACGGTGAACAATGGTACTGGTATGAATATCGAAGCGCGCAACTCTACGCTGGCCACTGCCACCATTCAGGCAAAGGAACTGGAAGAACTCTCCGCTGCCTCTATCGATCAGGCATTGCAGGGAAGACTGCCCGGTGTGGATATCGGTACCACCTCCGGCGACCCCGGTGCTGGTATGTCTATCCGTATTCGTGGTACAGCTTCTATCAATGGTTCTGCGAATCCACTGATCGTATTGGATGGAATGCCTTATGATACAGAAGTACCTTCTGATTTTAACTTTGGTAGTGCTGATGAACAGGGGTATGCACAATTGCTCAACATTGCCCCCTCTGATATAAAAGAGATCACTGTATTGAAAGATGCTGCTGCAACGGCTGTATGGGGCTCCCGCGCGGCGAATGGTGTACTGATCATCACGACTAAAAGAGGTATGGTAGGCAGACCTGCCATCACGTATAATTTTAAAGGTACCTTTGGTAAGCAACCCCGCAATATTCCGCTCCTGAATGGCGATCAGTATTCTACCCTCATACCTGAAGAAATTGCTAACACCAATGGGCTGCCACTGAACATCAATGTGAATAAAGAATTTCTCTACGATCCATCCGATCCATACTGGTATTACAATTATAGCAACAATACGGATTGGGTAAAGGCCATCACCCGTATCGGCTATTCACAGGATCATAATATTTCTATGACCGGCGGTGGTGAAAAGGCCCGTTACTACGCATCCATCGGCTACTTCGACCAGAAAGGAACCACGAAAGGTACAGCGTTGACAAGGATCACATCTAAAATTAACCTGGACTACAACGTATCCAATCGTATTCGTTTCCGTTCAGACATTACCTACACACATGTGGATAATCACCTGAATTATGTTCCTGACAAAGATTACCAGGTACGCGGTATCGCTTATACCAGGATGCCGAATATGGCCATCTATGAATATGATGAATATGGCAATGTAACACCCAATTACCTGTCACCTGCTTCCAACATACAAGGCTACTATTACACTACCTACAACCCGGTAGCGATGGTTATGGAAAGCCTTTACCGACAACAGGGCGAACGTATCACACCGAAGTTCAACATCCAGTATGATATCGTCCCATCTGTGCTCACATCTACTTTCGATGTTCAGTTCGATATTAACAATACCAAAGCACAGACCTTCCTGCCACAGGTAGCTACCGGCCGCCCGGTTACTGAAACTGTGGTAAACAGGGCAGGGGATAGTGATGGGGATATCTTCGATGTCTATACAAAAACGAACCTTATTTATACTCCAAAAACGAATACGCAGAAACACCAGCTGCAGGCACTGTTATCGCTGCAAACAGAAGACAGAAGTTATGTTACGCACAATGTGCTTACCTCCAATACCGCTTCTTCCAATTTTCAGGATCCATCCAATCCCAGCCGTACGGCAAATTCTGATCTGGACCTGGAATCTACTTCAGGCAGAACAAGAAGCGTAGGATTGCTATTACAAGGGCAGTACGGCTTACTGGACAGGTATATCATCAATGCAGGTGTAAGAGGCGATGGTAACTCCCGTTTTGGTCCTGATTACCGTTATGGTTTATTCCCTTCTGTATCTGTGCGCTGGCGTACCTCCGGTGAGAAATTTATGCGGAAGTATAAGTTCATAGACGACCTCAGTTTCAGGGCATCCTACGGACAGAGTGGCGCCGCCCCTCCTGACAAAGCCGTGTGGAATTACTTCAATACCTACCAGCCTTATTCATATACTTATTTAGGCATGTCGGGAGTATACCCCTCCAATATGGAACTCACCAGCCTGAAATGGCAGACAGTCGTTGGTACAAACCTGGGCTTTAACCTGTGGGTACTGAAAAACAGGATCCGTATTGATGTGGAAGCTTACCGTAACCGCACCAAAGATATGTTCTACGAAAATCTGCAGATACCTACCTATTCTGGTTTTTCAACAGTAGCAATGAATGTGGGTACTATGGATAACCAGGGTTGGGAAGTACTGTTAAATACCATTCCTTACCGAAGTAAGAACTGGACGATCGGATTCGATCTGAACATTGCCCGCAATGTGAATGTTGTGCGAAAAATATCTGAGTTCTTCCCAAGAGAAAACAGTGTGGCTATCAATCAGAATGGTGTGTATAAAACATATCTGCAAATAGGGAATCCATTTGGTTCCTACTATGGATTCCGCTACAAAGGCGTGTACAAAGACAAAGATGCGACCATCGTGAGAGACGCGAATGGAAAAAAGATCGACGGCGTCAATGGGCAAACACTCTACATGCGTTTCAACTACCCCGGTACTGATTACGTATTCCAACCCGGCGATGCGATGTATGAAGACATCAACCACGATGGTAATATCGACAACAAAGACATTGTATACCTTGGTAATGGCATCCCAAAAGTAACCGGAGGTTTTGGTCCGAATATCACCTTCAAAGGCAACCTGAAACTCACCGCCTACTTCGTTTACCGGGTAGGCTACCAACTGGTGAACAGGGCGGATATGATCACCAGCAACATGTATGGTTATGACAACCAAAGTACCGTTGTCCTCAAGCGCTGGCGCAACCCGGGAGATGAAACCAACGTACCCAGGGCACTCTACAGGTCAGGTTACAACTGGTTAGGTTCTGACAGGTATGTGCAGGATGCATCTTTCATCAGGTTGCAATCACTGACCCTTCGCTACAATTTTACCAAAAAAGTACTGGACAAACTGAATATACGCAACGCGAGTTTCTACATCACGGTGGAAAACCTCGCTACCTGGACAAAGTACAAAGGCCAGAACCCGGATGTAGCCATGAAGGGAGACAACGATCCATTCGCTTACCCGGTGGACAATGCACTCACGCCACCTGCCAGGAATTTCCTGATGGGTATTAGTGCCAGTTTTTAA
- a CDS encoding fasciclin domain-containing protein has product MKILFRRSLVFGMGFLLLAITACRKKEFDAYYGRPDWLAQPIYQQLEARKNFTHLLATIDKAGYKDILGKAGYWTFFAPTDSAFENYFKANGLSGDDAIDSAHARRIVAYELVYNAYRKEQLVDQQTSAGPDTNQAFKRKTAYYDWVYAENGRLLIAANRNGTYATNDNNNKNIPYFIDGFLSQNGLSAADYNYFYPGAAYSGFNVTDAKVLEADIPAENGIIHTIDKVITPLDNLERYLASNPNYSEFRNLLEKLVTYQSNADITHRNMVLTGDADSVFVKVYSAALAFSPNNENYLASGTDAQKSGWTLVVPTNDVLIPYEKKILEYYQTFEAAPPSVLTNLLNAHMWQTAVWPNKMSHTTNSQQEVPTFTQSNIVDKKVLSNGFFYGINTVQDANVFRTIYSKAFLDPNYSLMTRALDADLKYSIINPSISYTMFMMPDNLLRAAGYDWSSERNDWSYLAPGSSIQYGSGAMDRVYRILQTSLLTTNNGEMDDLSGEGIMEAWNGEYIKYKNNTVWASGNADAGTVLHINSIGKAANGQVFYTDGLLTFTENTIGYHLEKLATNDPAGFNSFFQYLKNSTLWTAATRDIVGTVPGTSYTIFVPVNSAITQAVQDGVLPGDKTTGTPNYTPTTDADKDKVVRFINFHILNRNTVVPDGKKEGAFETLMKTSDGDLSFIFINSQHPNSMELRDSYNDIAYLDYTRSNNLSARTVIHAITHYLRGK; this is encoded by the coding sequence ATGAAAATACTCTTCCGAAGATCCCTTGTCTTTGGTATGGGATTCCTTTTGCTCGCCATCACCGCCTGCAGAAAAAAGGAGTTCGATGCCTACTATGGACGTCCCGATTGGTTGGCACAGCCAATATACCAGCAACTTGAAGCCCGCAAAAACTTCACCCATTTACTTGCTACCATCGACAAAGCAGGCTACAAAGACATTCTAGGCAAAGCCGGTTACTGGACCTTTTTTGCACCTACTGATTCCGCTTTTGAAAATTACTTCAAAGCCAATGGCCTTAGTGGCGACGACGCTATCGACTCTGCACACGCCAGAAGGATCGTGGCCTACGAGCTGGTATATAATGCGTATAGAAAAGAACAGCTGGTAGACCAACAGACAAGCGCAGGGCCGGATACCAACCAGGCCTTTAAGCGCAAAACCGCTTATTACGACTGGGTATATGCTGAAAATGGCCGGCTACTCATCGCTGCCAATAGAAATGGTACTTACGCTACCAATGATAATAATAACAAGAACATTCCTTACTTCATAGATGGATTCCTGTCGCAAAATGGACTTAGTGCTGCTGACTATAATTACTTCTATCCCGGTGCTGCTTATAGTGGCTTCAATGTAACAGATGCAAAAGTATTGGAAGCCGATATCCCCGCTGAAAACGGCATTATCCACACCATTGATAAAGTCATCACCCCGCTGGACAACCTGGAAAGGTACCTCGCTTCAAATCCCAACTACAGTGAGTTTCGCAATCTGTTGGAAAAGCTCGTTACCTATCAGTCCAATGCCGATATCACACATCGTAATATGGTGCTGACCGGCGATGCAGATTCTGTATTTGTAAAAGTATATAGTGCGGCCCTGGCATTCTCACCCAACAATGAGAACTACCTGGCTTCCGGCACCGATGCCCAGAAGTCAGGCTGGACGCTCGTTGTACCAACCAATGATGTGCTCATTCCTTACGAAAAAAAGATCCTGGAATACTACCAGACTTTTGAAGCAGCACCCCCTTCCGTACTCACGAACCTGCTGAATGCACACATGTGGCAGACAGCCGTATGGCCAAATAAAATGAGTCATACCACGAATAGTCAGCAGGAGGTTCCCACCTTCACACAATCGAATATAGTGGACAAAAAGGTATTAAGTAATGGGTTCTTTTATGGTATTAATACCGTGCAGGATGCCAATGTATTCAGAACGATTTATAGCAAGGCCTTCCTCGATCCGAACTATTCACTCATGACCCGCGCACTGGATGCTGACCTGAAATATTCCATCATCAACCCCAGCATCAGTTATACTATGTTCATGATGCCGGACAATCTGTTGCGCGCCGCCGGATACGATTGGAGCTCTGAAAGAAATGACTGGTCTTACCTCGCACCCGGTAGTAGTATCCAATATGGTTCCGGTGCCATGGACAGGGTCTACCGCATACTACAAACCTCCCTTCTCACCACCAATAATGGTGAAATGGACGACCTATCCGGTGAAGGTATCATGGAAGCATGGAATGGTGAATACATCAAATATAAAAACAACACCGTATGGGCCAGCGGTAATGCAGATGCCGGCACCGTATTGCATATCAACAGCATCGGCAAAGCCGCCAACGGACAAGTCTTTTACACAGATGGGCTGCTTACTTTCACTGAGAACACCATCGGTTACCACCTGGAAAAACTCGCTACCAACGATCCTGCTGGCTTCAACAGTTTCTTCCAGTACCTGAAGAATTCTACGCTGTGGACCGCCGCCACCAGGGATATCGTTGGCACAGTACCCGGTACCAGCTACACCATTTTTGTACCTGTGAACAGTGCTATTACTCAGGCGGTGCAGGATGGGGTATTACCAGGTGATAAAACCACCGGCACACCTAATTATACCCCCACTACCGATGCGGATAAAGACAAGGTGGTCCGGTTTATCAACTTCCACATCCTGAACCGCAACACAGTAGTACCTGATGGTAAAAAGGAAGGCGCTTTTGAAACATTGATGAAGACCAGCGACGGCGACCTCTCTTTCATATTTATCAACAGTCAGCATCCCAATAGTATGGAGCTCAGAGATTCATACAATGATATTGCCTACCTGGATTACACACGTAGCAACAACCTATCTGCCCGTACTGTCATCCACGCCATTACCCACTACCTCAGAGGAAAATAA